In one window of Nicotiana tabacum cultivar K326 chromosome 12, ASM71507v2, whole genome shotgun sequence DNA:
- the LOC107764989 gene encoding uncharacterized protein LOC107764989 isoform X3 has protein sequence MGRRKERKLAAKSAAGRRVKLDLFAEPSDLGGSSIQDGVGGEEESKIHAELPNSPSSSGKQPENPLMLLGQYSDDEVDEESSEGFKRAASEDSSLDREDQEKQAGGEENNVNGEIGSEVMEVEEQAIDNGSDVPSPSDRPAEDSTTENHASESVDLHTQLSATEQITASATLDAQVLGDASSGWKMVLHEESNQYYYWNIVTGETSWEVPKILDHAAEPRFEEKITADTECTGSATSGNLESSALDIRQTGVSYSNINEYRQPIDDTLHDKKVDNDEDQNGTINDSEQIDSQHYEPSSPGGSLSSGQSDQTLAGHLNGSGEDSTKHTDADYVPEDETEADFSSDLVKHCERLLEQLKTMKGSNYYVQLHDQISKYALELEIRLADIRSLACNGLSLLPFWVHSERKVKLLDSEINQIRGQFLSGQHSDVEAGHESHKDSDHVPDATGERPSHPTTGDASEKTGATGVTVHEELTPQTVLHPAEEVDMDVDMEVEDAEPSSSLTVGDVLHAPNHAPLDVPSLSALQTKLESSVPEQTPNVLPPPDEDWIPPPPPENEPFPPPPPDEPLDHTHALPSDMESVQPFSYNLAYPGSTFEYYGQTNSEVASNLYATSDGQIAVSHQPLYYQIPDTYSAAPVAINHVDPIAYYGYQDGALQPVSVVSGTESSGLPAIPVHENVTPDAVPSLDVQGGSRSDLLAKTEAVVPVNLETEKTSFDVPATQSSLHATRSVSVMDGGAVSSTSMVTGSVVAASTAPSKVQSKVSRNKKRTTGVVSTLRSNKKVSSLVDKWKAAKEELHAGEEEEPESVLEKLEKKRQREIEEWRAKQIASGEAKENANFQPLGGDWRERVKRKRAEKMREAEKQPSEENEQPDLNVLSRGLPSGWQAYWDDSTKQVYYGNAVTSETAWNRPTN, from the exons ATGGGGAGGAGAAAAGAGCGTAAACTTGCAGCTAAGAGTGCCGCCGGTCGTCGAGTTAAGCTCGATCTTTTCGCGGAACCCTCTG ATTTGGGTGGCTCCTCTATCCAAGATGGAGTTGGAGGGGAAGAAGAATCCAAGATTCATGCTGAGCTACCTAATTCACCATCGTCTTCAG GTAAACAACCGGAAAATCCACTTATGCTGCTTGGGCAATATAGTGATGATGAAGTGGATGAGGAATCTAGTGAAGGATTTAAACGTGCTGCTTCAGAAGATTCTTCTCTTGATCGCGAAGACCAG GAAAAACAAGCTGGCGGAGAGGAAAATAATGTTAATGGGGAAATTGGTTCTGAAGTTATGGAAGTTGAAGAGCAAGCTATTGACAATGGCTCTGATGTACCAAGTCCTTCAGATAGACCTGCAGAAGATAGTACTACGGAAAACCATGCTTCTGAGTCAGTTGATTTGCACACTCAATTGAGTGCGACGGAGCAAATTACTGCTTCTGCAACTTTGGATGCACAAGTTCTTGGGGATGCAAGTTCAGGGTGGAAGATGGTGTTGCACGAAGAGAGTAATCAGTATTATTATTGGAACATAGTAACAGGAGAGACTTCATGGGAAGTGCCCAAGATATTGGATCATGCAGCTGAACCGAGGTTCGAAGAGAAAATTACTGCTGATACTGAATGCACGGGCAGTGCCACCTCAGGGAACTTAGAATCCTCTGCATTAGACATTAGACAGACTGGCGTCAGCTATAGCAACATCAATGAATACAGGCAGCCAATAGATGATACCTTACATGATAAGAAAGTAGACAATGATGAGGACCAAAATGGCACAATAAATGACTCTGAACAAATTGATTCACAACACTATGAACCATCTTCTCCTGGTGGATCTCTTTCTTCAGGGCAATCAGATCAAACTCTTGCAGGTCATTTGAATGGCTCAGGTGAAGATTCTACAAAGCATACAGATGCAGATTATGTTCCAGAAGATGAAACTGAGGCAGACTTTTCCTCTGACCTTGTAAAACATTGTGAACGCTTGCTAGAGCAATTGAAGACGATGAAAGG GTCCAATTATTACGTGCAGTTGCATGATCAAATTTCAAAATATGCATTGGAACTTGAGATTAGGCTAGCTGATATTAGGTCCTTAGCCTGTAATGGGTTGTCATTGCTTCCCTTCTGGGTGCACTCTGAGAGGAAGGTAAAACTGCTAGATTCAGAAATAAATCAAATTCGTGGTCAATTCCTGTCCGGACAACACAGTGATGTTGAGGCTGGTCATGAATCTCACAAAGACAGTGATCATGTACCCGATGCAACTGGAGAGAGGCCAAGTCATCCTACCACTGG TGATGCAAGTGAGAAAACTGGAGCCACTGGAGTCACTGTACATGAAGAGTTAACTCCTCAAACAGTGCTTCATCCGGCTGAAGAAGTAGACATGGATGTGGATATGGAAGTTGAAGACGCAGAACCTTCGAGCAGCTTAACTGTGGGGGATGTACTACATGCCCCAAATCATGCCCCACTGGACGTACCAAGTCTTTCTGCGCTACAGACAAAATTGGAGTCCTCCGTCCCGGAACAAACACCTAATGTTCTTCCTCCACCTGATGAAGACTGGATTCCTCCACCTCCTCCTGAAAATGAaccttttccaccaccaccacccgATGAACCTTTAGATCACACACATGCTCTTCCTTCAGATATGGAATCGGTTCAACCTTTTTCTTATAACTTAGCTTATCCAGGTTCGACATTTGAATACTATGGGCAAACTAATTCTGAAGTTGCCAGTAATTTATATGCAACTTCGGACGGTCAGATAGCTGTTAGTCATCAACCATTATATTATCAAATCCCGGATACGTATAGTGCTGCTCCTGTGGCAATCAACCATGTTGATCCCATTGCATACTATGGCTATCAGGATGGAGCACTGCAGCCTGTTTCCGTAGTCAGTGGTACAGAGTCTTCTGGTCTTCCAGCTATACCAGTTCATGAAAATGTTACACCTGATGCAGTTCCATCCTTAGATGTCCAGGGGGGGTCACGATCTGATTTGTTAGCGAAAACTGAGGCCGTTGTACCTGTTAATTTGGAGACTGAAAAGACATCTTTTGATGTTCCTGCTACACAATCCTCTTTGCATGCTACAAGAAGTGTATCAGTGATGGATGGTGGTGCTGTGTCTTCAACATCTATGGTCACTGGCTCTGTTGTTGCTGCTTCAACTGCCCCCTCAAAGGTTCAATCGAAAG TTTCACGTAATAAAAAGCGGACTACTGGTGTGGTGTCCACATTAAGGTCTAATAAGAAAGTCTCGAGCTTGGTTGACAAG TGGAAAGCTGCCAAAGAGGAGCTGCATGCAGGGGAAGAGGAAGAACCCGAAAGTGTTCTGGAGAAGCTGGAGAAGAAACGACAACGAGAAATAGAG GAATGGCGTGCTAAGCAGATTGCAAGTGGGGAGGCcaaagaaaatgctaattttcaaCCACTTGGCGGTGATTG GCGAGAGCGTGTGAAACGAAAAAGAGCTGAAAAGATGAGGGAGGCTGAAAAGCAACCATCTGAAGAAAATGAGCAGCCTGATCTGAATGTTCTTTCTAGAGGTCTTCCATCTGGATGGCAG GCTTATTGGGATGACTCCACAAAGCAGGTCTATTATGGAAATGCCGTGACATCAGAGACGGCCTGGAATAGACCGACTAACTGA
- the LOC107764989 gene encoding uncharacterized protein LOC107764989 isoform X2 yields the protein MGRRKERKLAAKSAAGRRVKLDLFAEPSGDLGGSSIQDGVGGEEESKIHAELPNSPSSSGKQPENPLMLLGQYSDDEVDEESSEGFKRAASEDSSLDREDQEKQAGGEENNVNGEIGSEVMEVEEQAIDNGSDVPSPSDRPAEDSTTENHASESVDLHTQLSATEQITASATLDAQVLGDASSGWKMVLHEESNQYYYWNIVTGETSWEVPKILDHAAEPRFEEKITADTECTGSATSGNLESSALDIRQTGVSYSNINEYRQPIDDTLHDKKVDNDEDQNGTINDSEQIDSQHYEPSSPGGSLSSGQSDQTLAGHLNGSGEDSTKHTDADYVPEDETEADFSSDLVKHCERLLEQLKTMKGSNYYVQLHDQISKYALELEIRLADIRSLACNGLSLLPFWVHSERKVKLLDSEINQIRGQFLSGQHSDVEAGHESHKDSDHVPDATGERPSHPTTGDASEKTGATGVTVHEELTPQTVLHPAEEVDMDVDMEVEDAEPSSSLTVGDVLHAPNHAPLDVPSLSALQTKLESSVPEQTPNVLPPPDEDWIPPPPPENEPFPPPPPDEPLDHTHALPSDMESVQPFSYNLAYPGSTFEYYGQTNSEVASNLYATSDGQIAVSHQPLYYQIPDTYSAAPVAINHVDPIAYYGYQDGALQPVSVVSGTESSGLPAIPVHENVTPDAVPSLDVQGGSRSDLLAKTEAVVPVNLETEKTSFDVPATQSSLHATRSVSVMDGGAVSSTSMVTGSVVAASTAPSKVQSKVSRNKKRTTGVVSTLRSNKKVSSLVDKWKAAKEELHAGEEEEPESVLEKLEKKRQREIEEWRAKQIASGEAKENANFQPLGGDWRERVKRKRAEKMREAEKQPSEENEQPDLNVLSRGLPSGWQAYWDDSTKQVYYGNAVTSETAWNRPTN from the exons ATGGGGAGGAGAAAAGAGCGTAAACTTGCAGCTAAGAGTGCCGCCGGTCGTCGAGTTAAGCTCGATCTTTTCGCGGAACCCTCTG GAGATTTGGGTGGCTCCTCTATCCAAGATGGAGTTGGAGGGGAAGAAGAATCCAAGATTCATGCTGAGCTACCTAATTCACCATCGTCTTCAG GTAAACAACCGGAAAATCCACTTATGCTGCTTGGGCAATATAGTGATGATGAAGTGGATGAGGAATCTAGTGAAGGATTTAAACGTGCTGCTTCAGAAGATTCTTCTCTTGATCGCGAAGACCAG GAAAAACAAGCTGGCGGAGAGGAAAATAATGTTAATGGGGAAATTGGTTCTGAAGTTATGGAAGTTGAAGAGCAAGCTATTGACAATGGCTCTGATGTACCAAGTCCTTCAGATAGACCTGCAGAAGATAGTACTACGGAAAACCATGCTTCTGAGTCAGTTGATTTGCACACTCAATTGAGTGCGACGGAGCAAATTACTGCTTCTGCAACTTTGGATGCACAAGTTCTTGGGGATGCAAGTTCAGGGTGGAAGATGGTGTTGCACGAAGAGAGTAATCAGTATTATTATTGGAACATAGTAACAGGAGAGACTTCATGGGAAGTGCCCAAGATATTGGATCATGCAGCTGAACCGAGGTTCGAAGAGAAAATTACTGCTGATACTGAATGCACGGGCAGTGCCACCTCAGGGAACTTAGAATCCTCTGCATTAGACATTAGACAGACTGGCGTCAGCTATAGCAACATCAATGAATACAGGCAGCCAATAGATGATACCTTACATGATAAGAAAGTAGACAATGATGAGGACCAAAATGGCACAATAAATGACTCTGAACAAATTGATTCACAACACTATGAACCATCTTCTCCTGGTGGATCTCTTTCTTCAGGGCAATCAGATCAAACTCTTGCAGGTCATTTGAATGGCTCAGGTGAAGATTCTACAAAGCATACAGATGCAGATTATGTTCCAGAAGATGAAACTGAGGCAGACTTTTCCTCTGACCTTGTAAAACATTGTGAACGCTTGCTAGAGCAATTGAAGACGATGAAAGG GTCCAATTATTACGTGCAGTTGCATGATCAAATTTCAAAATATGCATTGGAACTTGAGATTAGGCTAGCTGATATTAGGTCCTTAGCCTGTAATGGGTTGTCATTGCTTCCCTTCTGGGTGCACTCTGAGAGGAAGGTAAAACTGCTAGATTCAGAAATAAATCAAATTCGTGGTCAATTCCTGTCCGGACAACACAGTGATGTTGAGGCTGGTCATGAATCTCACAAAGACAGTGATCATGTACCCGATGCAACTGGAGAGAGGCCAAGTCATCCTACCACTGG TGATGCAAGTGAGAAAACTGGAGCCACTGGAGTCACTGTACATGAAGAGTTAACTCCTCAAACAGTGCTTCATCCGGCTGAAGAAGTAGACATGGATGTGGATATGGAAGTTGAAGACGCAGAACCTTCGAGCAGCTTAACTGTGGGGGATGTACTACATGCCCCAAATCATGCCCCACTGGACGTACCAAGTCTTTCTGCGCTACAGACAAAATTGGAGTCCTCCGTCCCGGAACAAACACCTAATGTTCTTCCTCCACCTGATGAAGACTGGATTCCTCCACCTCCTCCTGAAAATGAaccttttccaccaccaccacccgATGAACCTTTAGATCACACACATGCTCTTCCTTCAGATATGGAATCGGTTCAACCTTTTTCTTATAACTTAGCTTATCCAGGTTCGACATTTGAATACTATGGGCAAACTAATTCTGAAGTTGCCAGTAATTTATATGCAACTTCGGACGGTCAGATAGCTGTTAGTCATCAACCATTATATTATCAAATCCCGGATACGTATAGTGCTGCTCCTGTGGCAATCAACCATGTTGATCCCATTGCATACTATGGCTATCAGGATGGAGCACTGCAGCCTGTTTCCGTAGTCAGTGGTACAGAGTCTTCTGGTCTTCCAGCTATACCAGTTCATGAAAATGTTACACCTGATGCAGTTCCATCCTTAGATGTCCAGGGGGGGTCACGATCTGATTTGTTAGCGAAAACTGAGGCCGTTGTACCTGTTAATTTGGAGACTGAAAAGACATCTTTTGATGTTCCTGCTACACAATCCTCTTTGCATGCTACAAGAAGTGTATCAGTGATGGATGGTGGTGCTGTGTCTTCAACATCTATGGTCACTGGCTCTGTTGTTGCTGCTTCAACTGCCCCCTCAAAGGTTCAATCGAAAG TTTCACGTAATAAAAAGCGGACTACTGGTGTGGTGTCCACATTAAGGTCTAATAAGAAAGTCTCGAGCTTGGTTGACAAG TGGAAAGCTGCCAAAGAGGAGCTGCATGCAGGGGAAGAGGAAGAACCCGAAAGTGTTCTGGAGAAGCTGGAGAAGAAACGACAACGAGAAATAGAG GAATGGCGTGCTAAGCAGATTGCAAGTGGGGAGGCcaaagaaaatgctaattttcaaCCACTTGGCGGTGATTG GCGAGAGCGTGTGAAACGAAAAAGAGCTGAAAAGATGAGGGAGGCTGAAAAGCAACCATCTGAAGAAAATGAGCAGCCTGATCTGAATGTTCTTTCTAGAGGTCTTCCATCTGGATGGCAG GCTTATTGGGATGACTCCACAAAGCAGGTCTATTATGGAAATGCCGTGACATCAGAGACGGCCTGGAATAGACCGACTAACTGA
- the LOC107764989 gene encoding uncharacterized protein LOC107764989 isoform X1: MLVEIIDLLCTRHLVCTTKDYVFRIVACCGIGNFQLIISYRQPLPQSIIELRLTYHALFGGIKGVPITRRVFPLLGKQPENPLMLLGQYSDDEVDEESSEGFKRAASEDSSLDREDQEKQAGGEENNVNGEIGSEVMEVEEQAIDNGSDVPSPSDRPAEDSTTENHASESVDLHTQLSATEQITASATLDAQVLGDASSGWKMVLHEESNQYYYWNIVTGETSWEVPKILDHAAEPRFEEKITADTECTGSATSGNLESSALDIRQTGVSYSNINEYRQPIDDTLHDKKVDNDEDQNGTINDSEQIDSQHYEPSSPGGSLSSGQSDQTLAGHLNGSGEDSTKHTDADYVPEDETEADFSSDLVKHCERLLEQLKTMKGSNYYVQLHDQISKYALELEIRLADIRSLACNGLSLLPFWVHSERKVKLLDSEINQIRGQFLSGQHSDVEAGHESHKDSDHVPDATGERPSHPTTGDASEKTGATGVTVHEELTPQTVLHPAEEVDMDVDMEVEDAEPSSSLTVGDVLHAPNHAPLDVPSLSALQTKLESSVPEQTPNVLPPPDEDWIPPPPPENEPFPPPPPDEPLDHTHALPSDMESVQPFSYNLAYPGSTFEYYGQTNSEVASNLYATSDGQIAVSHQPLYYQIPDTYSAAPVAINHVDPIAYYGYQDGALQPVSVVSGTESSGLPAIPVHENVTPDAVPSLDVQGGSRSDLLAKTEAVVPVNLETEKTSFDVPATQSSLHATRSVSVMDGGAVSSTSMVTGSVVAASTAPSKVQSKVSRNKKRTTGVVSTLRSNKKVSSLVDKWKAAKEELHAGEEEEPESVLEKLEKKRQREIEEWRAKQIASGEAKENANFQPLGGDWRERVKRKRAEKMREAEKQPSEENEQPDLNVLSRGLPSGWQAYWDDSTKQVYYGNAVTSETAWNRPTN; the protein is encoded by the exons ATGTTGGTGGAAATTATTGATTTACTTTGTACAAGACATCTTGTTTGTACCACAAAAGATTATGTTTTCAGAATTGTAGCCTGCTGTGGTATTGGGAACTTTCAATTGATCATCAGTTACCGTCAGCCCCTGCCACAGTCAATTATTGAATTACGTCTTACCTATCATGCCCTTTTTGGCGGCATCAAAGGCGTTCCAATTACAAGAAGAGTATTTCCTCTCCTCG GTAAACAACCGGAAAATCCACTTATGCTGCTTGGGCAATATAGTGATGATGAAGTGGATGAGGAATCTAGTGAAGGATTTAAACGTGCTGCTTCAGAAGATTCTTCTCTTGATCGCGAAGACCAG GAAAAACAAGCTGGCGGAGAGGAAAATAATGTTAATGGGGAAATTGGTTCTGAAGTTATGGAAGTTGAAGAGCAAGCTATTGACAATGGCTCTGATGTACCAAGTCCTTCAGATAGACCTGCAGAAGATAGTACTACGGAAAACCATGCTTCTGAGTCAGTTGATTTGCACACTCAATTGAGTGCGACGGAGCAAATTACTGCTTCTGCAACTTTGGATGCACAAGTTCTTGGGGATGCAAGTTCAGGGTGGAAGATGGTGTTGCACGAAGAGAGTAATCAGTATTATTATTGGAACATAGTAACAGGAGAGACTTCATGGGAAGTGCCCAAGATATTGGATCATGCAGCTGAACCGAGGTTCGAAGAGAAAATTACTGCTGATACTGAATGCACGGGCAGTGCCACCTCAGGGAACTTAGAATCCTCTGCATTAGACATTAGACAGACTGGCGTCAGCTATAGCAACATCAATGAATACAGGCAGCCAATAGATGATACCTTACATGATAAGAAAGTAGACAATGATGAGGACCAAAATGGCACAATAAATGACTCTGAACAAATTGATTCACAACACTATGAACCATCTTCTCCTGGTGGATCTCTTTCTTCAGGGCAATCAGATCAAACTCTTGCAGGTCATTTGAATGGCTCAGGTGAAGATTCTACAAAGCATACAGATGCAGATTATGTTCCAGAAGATGAAACTGAGGCAGACTTTTCCTCTGACCTTGTAAAACATTGTGAACGCTTGCTAGAGCAATTGAAGACGATGAAAGG GTCCAATTATTACGTGCAGTTGCATGATCAAATTTCAAAATATGCATTGGAACTTGAGATTAGGCTAGCTGATATTAGGTCCTTAGCCTGTAATGGGTTGTCATTGCTTCCCTTCTGGGTGCACTCTGAGAGGAAGGTAAAACTGCTAGATTCAGAAATAAATCAAATTCGTGGTCAATTCCTGTCCGGACAACACAGTGATGTTGAGGCTGGTCATGAATCTCACAAAGACAGTGATCATGTACCCGATGCAACTGGAGAGAGGCCAAGTCATCCTACCACTGG TGATGCAAGTGAGAAAACTGGAGCCACTGGAGTCACTGTACATGAAGAGTTAACTCCTCAAACAGTGCTTCATCCGGCTGAAGAAGTAGACATGGATGTGGATATGGAAGTTGAAGACGCAGAACCTTCGAGCAGCTTAACTGTGGGGGATGTACTACATGCCCCAAATCATGCCCCACTGGACGTACCAAGTCTTTCTGCGCTACAGACAAAATTGGAGTCCTCCGTCCCGGAACAAACACCTAATGTTCTTCCTCCACCTGATGAAGACTGGATTCCTCCACCTCCTCCTGAAAATGAaccttttccaccaccaccacccgATGAACCTTTAGATCACACACATGCTCTTCCTTCAGATATGGAATCGGTTCAACCTTTTTCTTATAACTTAGCTTATCCAGGTTCGACATTTGAATACTATGGGCAAACTAATTCTGAAGTTGCCAGTAATTTATATGCAACTTCGGACGGTCAGATAGCTGTTAGTCATCAACCATTATATTATCAAATCCCGGATACGTATAGTGCTGCTCCTGTGGCAATCAACCATGTTGATCCCATTGCATACTATGGCTATCAGGATGGAGCACTGCAGCCTGTTTCCGTAGTCAGTGGTACAGAGTCTTCTGGTCTTCCAGCTATACCAGTTCATGAAAATGTTACACCTGATGCAGTTCCATCCTTAGATGTCCAGGGGGGGTCACGATCTGATTTGTTAGCGAAAACTGAGGCCGTTGTACCTGTTAATTTGGAGACTGAAAAGACATCTTTTGATGTTCCTGCTACACAATCCTCTTTGCATGCTACAAGAAGTGTATCAGTGATGGATGGTGGTGCTGTGTCTTCAACATCTATGGTCACTGGCTCTGTTGTTGCTGCTTCAACTGCCCCCTCAAAGGTTCAATCGAAAG TTTCACGTAATAAAAAGCGGACTACTGGTGTGGTGTCCACATTAAGGTCTAATAAGAAAGTCTCGAGCTTGGTTGACAAG TGGAAAGCTGCCAAAGAGGAGCTGCATGCAGGGGAAGAGGAAGAACCCGAAAGTGTTCTGGAGAAGCTGGAGAAGAAACGACAACGAGAAATAGAG GAATGGCGTGCTAAGCAGATTGCAAGTGGGGAGGCcaaagaaaatgctaattttcaaCCACTTGGCGGTGATTG GCGAGAGCGTGTGAAACGAAAAAGAGCTGAAAAGATGAGGGAGGCTGAAAAGCAACCATCTGAAGAAAATGAGCAGCCTGATCTGAATGTTCTTTCTAGAGGTCTTCCATCTGGATGGCAG GCTTATTGGGATGACTCCACAAAGCAGGTCTATTATGGAAATGCCGTGACATCAGAGACGGCCTGGAATAGACCGACTAACTGA